The following is a genomic window from Anaerolineae bacterium.
CGTAGGTGCCAACGCTGAGGCCCGGTGCTCCAACGTTGGGGCCGGAGAGAACTTGTTGCCCCTGGCGGTCCACGTCCCCCTGGGGGGGTGGGCCTATGAGGACGACGAGTTGCTGACGAACGTAGAGTGGGAGCTTTACGACAAGGAGAGCACCAAGTGGGAGAAGGACTGCTGCACCGTAGACGAAGTGACGGGGCAGTCGCGTATCTGCATCCCCGGTGTGGACCCCAAATGCCCGGATCAGTGCGATGACAAGAAAGGCTCCTTTGGGCTAATCGACTGGAACGCTGGCATCGGGACCTGTGAGCCGGGCACCAAATGCAACAACGTGACCGACTACATCAACAATCCCTGCTGTGCCGGGCTGGTCTACATCGGCCAGGAACTGATGGTGGAGCCGGGCGTGACGACCAGCATGCTAAAGGCGCTGGAGCAGTACTGCTACGTTCCCGGCGAGGAGAACACCGTCCTGGTGCCCCTGTACGAGGTCCGCACCCCGGGCCTCTGCGAAAGAGGGTCCGGAGGCAGCACGCAGACCTACACCGTGAAGGCCTTTGGGCGATTCCAGCTGACGGGCATCTGCTCCATCAACAGCAGCAACCGGTGCATCTACTCGGGCTCCCAGCTGGATTGCGGCCCCTCGGAGGTCAAGGTCAAGGGCATGTTCGTGGAGTGGATCAGCAGCGATCTGATCCCTTGGGACGACGCCCCGGACACGGGCGTCTATGTAGTTCAGCTGAGCAAGTGAGGCGGAGGTAGCGGGTAATGGCATCCAGACGTCGCGGATGGGTGTGGTTGCTGGTGGGGCTGGTGTTCGCGCTGCTGGCCGCCTTCGTGGCCATGGCGGTGGTGGAGCTGCGGGTGCAGCAGAGCACCACGGCGGCGGCGCCGTCCGAGCAGCGCCAGGCGACCCAGGCCGAGGCAGTGGCCCCCGTGGTGGTGGCCTTGGCCCACATCACCACCACCCGGGCCATAGAGGAGGCCCAGGTCAGCTTGCAGGAGTGGCCCGCCGACATCATCCCCGAGGGCGCCGCCACCTCCATTGACGACGTGGTGGGCAAGATCGCCATGGGCGACATCTACCCGGGCGAGGTGGTCATGTCCATGCGTCTGGCCGACCCCGACGTCACCACGGCCAACGTGGCCTTCACCATGGCCCGGGACAAGGTGATCTTCGCCCTGCCCCCGGACGACCTGATGAGCAATATCAACCTGCTCCAGCCGGGCGACCTGGTGGACATCCTGTTCACCCTCAAGCCGGAGCAGGAGGTCAAGGCCACCCCGGGGGCCCCGACGGAGGAGGGCCGACCGGAGGCGCTGGGCGACCCCATGTTCACCACGGACGTGATCCAGGGGCAGAAGATCACCGCCATCGTGGTGCGCATGCCGGAGACGACGGCGCAGCGGACGGCGGAGGGGGCGGCGGTGCAGCCGACGGCGGTGCCCCAGCCGCGGGCCATCCTGCTGGCGATGGCTCCCCAGGACGCTCTGATCCTCAAGTACTTCCGCGATGCGGGCGGGGTGATGGACATCGTCCTGCGGCATCGCACCAACGAGGAGCTCATCGAGGTCGAGCCGGTCAACTACGACTACGTCAAAGACAAGTACGGGCTCCCGGTGCAGGAACTGCTGCCGGTGCGGTAGGGAGTCTCACCGCAGAGATCGCAGAGATCGCAGAGAAGACGCAGAGGAATATCACCGCAGAGATCGCAGAGAACGCAGAGAAGACGCAGAGGAAAGACAAGGGTACATAGAGGGTGGAGAAGAGGGAGTCCTGGGGAGCACGAGAGAGACTGGAGCAGATAGACAATCCATCCTTATCTCTGCGATCTCTGCGGTCTCTGCGGTGAAATCCCTG
Proteins encoded in this region:
- the cpaB gene encoding Flp pilus assembly protein CpaB, producing the protein MASRRRGWVWLLVGLVFALLAAFVAMAVVELRVQQSTTAAAPSEQRQATQAEAVAPVVVALAHITTTRAIEEAQVSLQEWPADIIPEGAATSIDDVVGKIAMGDIYPGEVVMSMRLADPDVTTANVAFTMARDKVIFALPPDDLMSNINLLQPGDLVDILFTLKPEQEVKATPGAPTEEGRPEALGDPMFTTDVIQGQKITAIVVRMPETTAQRTAEGAAVQPTAVPQPRAILLAMAPQDALILKYFRDAGGVMDIVLRHRTNEELIEVEPVNYDYVKDKYGLPVQELLPVR
- a CDS encoding Tad domain-containing protein, yielding MLVVLLGMVALALDGGQVYLQRRQMQTAADAAALAAARTICLEPEADWVDVGNAYCLANGADNDGSGNPCAVGLGSTERSAQATAPKTVLTWFAGILGAQFSSIDVGANAEARCSNVGAGENLLPLAVHVPLGGWAYEDDELLTNVEWELYDKESTKWEKDCCTVDEVTGQSRICIPGVDPKCPDQCDDKKGSFGLIDWNAGIGTCEPGTKCNNVTDYINNPCCAGLVYIGQELMVEPGVTTSMLKALEQYCYVPGEENTVLVPLYEVRTPGLCERGSGGSTQTYTVKAFGRFQLTGICSINSSNRCIYSGSQLDCGPSEVKVKGMFVEWISSDLIPWDDAPDTGVYVVQLSK